The following proteins are co-located in the Halarcobacter sp. genome:
- the clpP gene encoding ATP-dependent Clp endopeptidase proteolytic subunit ClpP yields the protein MSYIPYVVEKSGRGERSYDIYSRLLKDRIIMLSGEVNDAVASSIVAQLLFLEAEDPDKDIYLYINSPGGVITSGMSIYDTMNYIKPDVCTICIGQAASMGAFLLSSGVKGKRYSLPHSRIMIHQPLGGAQGQATDIQIQAKEIQRMKDTLNHILSEQTGQPLEVIEKDTDRDNFMSADQACSYGLIDEVITSHK from the coding sequence ATGAGTTATATACCATATGTAGTTGAAAAAAGCGGAAGAGGGGAAAGAAGTTACGACATCTATTCTAGACTTCTAAAAGATAGAATTATTATGTTAAGTGGAGAAGTAAATGATGCAGTTGCATCATCTATAGTTGCTCAGTTATTGTTTTTAGAGGCTGAGGATCCAGATAAAGACATCTATTTATATATCAACTCTCCAGGTGGAGTAATTACAAGTGGTATGTCAATTTATGATACAATGAATTATATTAAACCAGATGTTTGTACTATTTGTATTGGTCAAGCAGCTTCTATGGGTGCATTTTTATTATCTTCTGGAGTAAAAGGTAAAAGATACTCTTTACCACACTCTAGAATTATGATTCACCAACCATTAGGTGGAGCACAAGGACAAGCTACTGATATTCAAATTCAGGCAAAAGAGATTCAAAGAATGAAAGATACTTTAAATCATATTTTATCTGAACAAACAGGACAACCTTTAGAAGTGATTGAAAAAGATACTGATAGAGATAACTTTATGAGTGCAGATCAAGCTTGCTCTTATGGTTTAATTGATGAAGTAATAACAAGCCATAAATAA
- a CDS encoding alpha/beta fold hydrolase has protein sequence MNLVKKSILIFFILISISNLYAGVGLDNFEFLNKNNNRLLKGIILYPSDEKSDKTFAENIAFKGFEAKKNALIKKEKSPLIVFTHGTSGNWKNQSWLAAKLASIGYIVIAANHPGYTTGDSSASTVLKMWNQPKDVSFMLDSILKSKYKNFIDTDKIYTLGLSLGGYTSMALTGAKLDMKSLKSFCSKHDDISCRYFKKAYSILDNDFYKESSKDYKDERVKASIAIAPGLVPFMTNDSLKKIDKPVLVLGAEFDKNVPVKTQILPKVDSFSKSIIYGDIKDSSHFSFLQICKKGAKKILEEEDASFVCNDGNKKTRQTIHKEVYNKVVNFLNNL, from the coding sequence ATGAATTTAGTGAAAAAATCTATTTTAATTTTTTTTATTTTAATATCTATTTCTAATCTTTATGCTGGCGTAGGATTGGATAATTTTGAGTTTTTAAATAAAAATAACAATAGACTTTTAAAAGGTATTATACTATATCCATCAGATGAAAAAAGTGATAAAACCTTTGCAGAAAATATCGCTTTTAAAGGTTTTGAAGCTAAAAAAAATGCCTTAATAAAAAAAGAGAAATCACCACTGATTGTATTTACGCATGGCACTTCAGGTAATTGGAAAAATCAATCTTGGTTAGCCGCAAAATTGGCTTCAATTGGTTATATTGTAATTGCTGCAAATCATCCTGGCTATACAACTGGGGATTCTTCTGCTTCTACTGTATTAAAAATGTGGAATCAACCAAAAGATGTAAGCTTTATGCTTGATTCTATTTTAAAATCTAAATATAAAAACTTTATTGATACAGATAAAATATATACTTTAGGTTTGTCTTTGGGTGGTTATACTTCAATGGCACTAACTGGTGCAAAGCTAGATATGAAATCTTTAAAATCTTTTTGTTCTAAACATGATGATATATCTTGTAGATATTTTAAAAAAGCATACTCTATATTAGACAATGATTTTTATAAAGAATCTTCAAAAGATTATAAAGACGAAAGAGTAAAAGCAAGTATAGCTATTGCCCCTGGTCTTGTACCTTTTATGACAAATGATTCATTAAAAAAAATAGATAAGCCAGTTCTTGTTTTAGGAGCAGAGTTTGATAAAAATGTTCCAGTTAAAACTCAAATTTTACCAAAAGTAGATAGTTTTTCAAAAAGCATTATTTATGGAGATATAAAAGATTCTTCCCATTTTAGTTTTTTGCAAATATGTAAAAAAGGTGCTAAAAAAATCCTAGAGGAAGAAGATGCATCATTTGTTTGTAATGATGGAAATAAAAAAACTAGACAAACTATTCATAAAGAAGTTTATAATAAAGTTGTAAATTTTTTAAATAATTTATAA
- the def gene encoding peptide deformylase → MIREVITYPNKILRTKSKDVEKFDEELHTLLDDMYETMIDQNGVGLAAIQVAIPLNVLVINLPNEEDVQDKADLIEAINPVITHKDGVQVFVEGCLSVPGFNEEVKRAQHIIVEYYDRFGEKQTMECEDFLAVAWQHEMEHLEGHLFIENLSIIKRKKFEKEWKKKLKNKN, encoded by the coding sequence ATGATTAGAGAAGTAATAACATATCCAAATAAAATACTTAGAACAAAATCTAAGGATGTAGAGAAGTTTGATGAAGAACTTCATACACTGTTAGATGATATGTACGAAACTATGATAGACCAAAATGGAGTTGGACTTGCTGCAATTCAAGTTGCAATACCTTTAAACGTATTAGTTATTAACCTTCCAAATGAAGAGGATGTGCAGGATAAAGCTGATTTAATAGAAGCGATTAATCCTGTAATCACTCATAAAGATGGAGTTCAAGTTTTTGTTGAAGGGTGCCTTAGTGTACCAGGTTTTAACGAAGAGGTAAAAAGAGCACAACATATTATAGTTGAGTATTATGATAGATTTGGAGAAAAACAAACTATGGAGTGTGAAGATTTCCTAGCTGTTGCATGGCAACATGAGATGGAACATCTTGAAGGACATCTATTTATAGAAAATCTATCTATCATAAAAAGAAAAAAATTTGAAAAAGAGTGGAAGAAAAAGTTAAAAAATAAAAATTAA
- a CDS encoding VWA domain-containing protein → MQFLYHNVLFLMLIPVFLLMFLIITNKDTFQKYFSKEVIEKLSIKNTYMNKTTRNILLFISLILMIISLARPVANEKEQSFKQEVASIVVAIDVSKSMLATDLYPNRLVFAKQKLLNLIDLSKKNAIAVILFAKSSFILSPVTQDFNSLKILVENLNPGINFNNGSNIFSTLETTNKLLKGYENKNLIILTDGGNNDSYEKEIEYANKNKINIYTIATATNKAAPIKLDNGDFMTKKDGSIVTVSLNENIKNLSFNTNGGYIKYSNSNEDIKQILNDIDKKSSKKELESKKFKTYTELFYYPLATSIFLLLIAFSSLPNLKRKSTHLIILGLIFVFNTNNLQAFEFDFKTIEKADEYYDEGKYKEASLEYKKVAKTPEANYNLANSYYKNKEFKKAQEAYKNVVSANKDLEFKKLHNLGNTYVKLKDLENAKKMYENALKIKEDKETRENLEIVEKLLKDKNKNQQENKNNDKDQQENKNNDKNKQEENKQENKKQKQDKNKQQDSKSKEKKQENKNSKDEKNNQQNKEQENKKLKNQNKKIKQNEISDLEEKKWLEQLQKDKTPVLLKKVKTKNEDTSSTPW, encoded by the coding sequence TTGCAATTTCTATACCATAATGTACTATTTTTAATGTTGATTCCAGTTTTTTTGTTGATGTTTTTAATTATTACAAATAAAGACACCTTTCAAAAGTATTTTTCTAAAGAAGTGATTGAAAAATTATCTATAAAAAATACATATATGAATAAAACAACAAGAAATATTCTTTTGTTTATTTCATTGATTTTGATGATTATATCTCTTGCTAGGCCAGTTGCAAATGAAAAAGAACAAAGCTTTAAACAAGAGGTTGCAAGTATCGTTGTAGCAATAGATGTATCAAAATCTATGTTAGCAACTGACCTTTATCCAAATAGATTAGTATTTGCAAAACAAAAACTTCTCAATCTAATAGATTTATCAAAGAAAAATGCCATAGCAGTTATACTTTTTGCAAAATCATCTTTTATACTTTCACCTGTGACGCAAGATTTTAACTCACTAAAAATTTTAGTTGAAAATTTAAATCCTGGAATAAATTTTAACAATGGTTCAAATATATTTTCTACACTTGAAACAACAAATAAACTTTTAAAAGGTTATGAAAATAAAAATTTGATTATCTTAACAGATGGTGGAAATAATGATTCTTATGAAAAAGAGATTGAATATGCAAATAAAAATAAAATCAATATTTATACAATCGCAACTGCTACAAATAAAGCAGCACCAATAAAACTTGATAATGGAGATTTTATGACTAAAAAAGATGGCAGTATTGTAACTGTTTCGTTAAATGAAAACATAAAAAATCTAAGTTTTAATACAAATGGTGGTTATATTAAGTATTCTAACTCAAATGAAGATATTAAACAAATATTAAATGATATTGACAAAAAATCTTCTAAAAAAGAGTTAGAATCAAAAAAATTCAAAACTTATACTGAACTATTTTATTATCCATTAGCAACTAGTATTTTTTTATTATTAATTGCTTTTTCTTCACTACCTAATCTGAAAAGAAAATCTACTCATTTAATCATACTTGGACTAATATTTGTATTTAATACAAACAATTTACAAGCTTTTGAATTTGATTTTAAAACTATTGAAAAAGCTGATGAGTATTATGATGAAGGAAAATACAAAGAAGCCTCTTTAGAATATAAAAAAGTAGCTAAAACACCTGAAGCAAACTACAATTTAGCAAACTCATATTACAAAAATAAAGAATTTAAAAAAGCTCAAGAAGCTTATAAAAATGTAGTAAGTGCAAATAAAGATTTAGAATTCAAAAAACTGCACAATCTTGGGAATACCTATGTTAAACTCAAAGACCTAGAAAATGCCAAAAAAATGTATGAAAATGCTTTGAAAATAAAAGAGGATAAAGAAACGAGGGAAAATCTAGAAATTGTTGAAAAGCTCTTAAAGGATAAAAACAAAAATCAACAAGAAAATAAAAACAACGATAAAGATCAACAAGAAAATAAAAACAACGATAAAAATAAACAAGAAGAAAATAAACAAGAGAATAAAAAACAAAAACAAGATAAAAATAAACAACAAGATAGTAAAAGTAAGGAAAAGAAACAAGAAAATAAAAACTCTAAAGATGAAAAAAATAATCAGCAAAACAAAGAACAAGAAAACAAAAAACTAAAAAATCAAAATAAAAAGATAAAACAAAATGAAATTTCAGATTTAGAAGAAAAAAAATGGTTAGAACAATTACAAAAAGATAAAACTCCCGTTTTATTGAAAAAAGTTAAAACCAAAAATGAAGATACATCTTCAACTCCTTGGTAG
- the tig gene encoding trigger factor produces the protein MEFNAKRVDEANAVITSTVSADTVEKNIEKIAKQAAKTLDVQGFRKGKVPVAVVKQRYGSKLREDAESDALRAVLNDGLKELDIKNEDLVGEPGISKFDKKDDGSIEVEIKVACKPAVELGDYKALLPEVEEKKAEAKDIDERIESMAKQMSPLEKIKRKRMVRDGDFAVIDFEGFVDGVAFEGGKAEKYSLEIGSGSFIPGFEEQVIGMKYEEEKDIVVTFPEEYQSKDLAGKEATFKVKLHEIQEKVAPEINDDLAKKMLPGEAEATLDMLKEKIEEQITAESKGIYYRDELKPAYLDKLVNELNFALPAAVVDQEINYALNNKVRSMTEDEIKELQEDASKVEAIRDELKDDAEKSVKATFIVDALAKAEGVEVNDQEVTQVIYYEAMQTGQNPQEILKKYQEAGYLPAIKMSMIEDKVITKLLDEKLGK, from the coding sequence ATGGAATTTAACGCAAAAAGAGTTGATGAGGCAAATGCCGTTATTACTTCAACAGTATCTGCAGATACAGTAGAAAAAAACATAGAAAAAATTGCAAAACAAGCTGCAAAAACACTTGATGTTCAAGGTTTTAGAAAAGGTAAAGTGCCTGTAGCTGTAGTTAAGCAAAGATATGGAAGCAAACTAAGAGAAGATGCAGAGAGTGATGCTTTAAGAGCAGTTTTAAATGATGGTTTAAAAGAGCTTGATATTAAAAATGAAGATTTAGTTGGTGAGCCAGGTATTTCTAAATTTGATAAAAAAGATGATGGTTCTATTGAAGTAGAAATTAAAGTTGCTTGTAAACCAGCTGTTGAGTTAGGTGACTATAAAGCATTATTACCAGAAGTTGAAGAGAAAAAAGCTGAAGCTAAAGATATTGATGAAAGAATCGAAAGCATGGCTAAACAAATGTCTCCATTAGAAAAAATCAAAAGAAAAAGAATGGTTAGAGATGGTGACTTTGCTGTAATCGATTTTGAAGGTTTTGTTGATGGTGTTGCTTTTGAAGGTGGAAAAGCTGAAAAGTATTCATTAGAGATCGGTTCTGGTTCTTTTATTCCAGGATTTGAAGAGCAAGTAATTGGTATGAAATATGAAGAAGAGAAAGATATAGTTGTAACTTTCCCAGAAGAATATCAATCAAAAGATCTTGCAGGTAAAGAAGCTACTTTCAAAGTAAAACTTCACGAAATTCAAGAAAAAGTTGCTCCTGAAATCAATGATGACTTAGCTAAAAAAATGTTACCAGGTGAAGCAGAAGCTACTCTTGATATGTTAAAAGAAAAAATCGAAGAGCAAATTACTGCTGAATCAAAAGGTATTTACTATAGAGATGAGTTAAAACCAGCTTATTTAGATAAACTAGTAAATGAATTAAACTTTGCGTTACCAGCAGCTGTAGTTGACCAAGAGATTAACTATGCTTTAAATAACAAAGTAAGATCTATGACAGAAGATGAAATCAAAGAATTACAAGAAGATGCATCAAAAGTTGAAGCTATCAGAGATGAATTAAAAGATGATGCTGAAAAATCTGTAAAAGCTACGTTTATTGTAGATGCTTTAGCAAAAGCAGAAGGTGTAGAGGTAAATGATCAAGAAGTTACTCAAGTAATATACTATGAGGCAATGCAAACTGGTCAAAATCCACAAGAGATATTAAAAAAATATCAAGAAGCTGGATACTTACCTGCTATTAAAATGTCAATGATTGAAGATAAAGTAATTACTAAATTATTAGACGAAAAATTAGGAAAATAA
- a CDS encoding FG-GAP-like repeat-containing protein: MIYELGKTNDSKDLDVLYRLNRIKDRYNNEINYKYDTTTKALLQISYSNNIIDFIYENRSDKRKFYNQGIEINLSKRLKKISIKTNNIEISSYTLAYNTINEQSFLKSITETRKYKTLKPILFNWNYKLSTGRESAKNYYSVAGDFYNDWKVITRDMNGDGLIDIVRTYSGTLGHRILVSLNTGNGFEAEKSWYSNAFYFLSLWKISIKDMNGDGLPDYVLTYDQVGYKINVALNKGNGFDTSKLWYNQANSLAEGENIYTQDMNGDGLVDVVKTYKGTLGHKLDVALNTSNIGNKFENFKSWYKNTSSSLSQWDIYVKDVNNDGLADLVTKYKGNNINIGLNTGTKFSPLKSWYQNANLLYSYYNIDLKDINGDGLMDLVQSYSGFNGQVINVGINKGNFFSNPKVWLSASNLLVYKLYPEDMDGDGLADLVQVLENKISGYKLNVAKNNGILPTLNHITNNKNEDINISYSKLLNNAIYSSTNSLTYPNLSIKKAGLKVVKNYTILDGIGGLNKTSFTYKNLGLNIERSSLGFEEIIKLDETKNMKVIEKYSQAFPYIGALNSSKTYINNKMVSENEFTFNKKINSNIYQIYLSKAKKVIFDYATSNRLTTKTITNSNIDKYGNIGVKTTVIDGNNSEIIKRIETKSYSNNESKWLISKLTNLSTRYEATGRASITKTLSYLYDPYTGKLLKETEEPNNQKSISTVYAYDTKGNIISKTITDNNIDITTSFKYDSLGKNLTKVINVLDHSESYTYNNRNQIISTTNVNGLSTLFEYDVMNRKIKETSPDGNYITWDYQWTSSGYKVTKKLNDRFPEVKYYDKLGRIIREDYVGFDGRTIIKEIEYDKRGNKKRITTPYFDNETPKYIYYSYDALDRLIKTNSPAPHNTRVIDTIQYLGFKKIETNDKGQVKTTRMNSLGDINYVNDNDTSSISYEYDAVGNLLKTIDSNNNIISIEYDIFGNKIKQNDPDLGVWTYDYNAFKQVVSQTDAKGQTTTFVYDKLGRVLTKTTPEGKISFGYDTGNNAIGKIVEERSSGSLKIYTYDNLERLSSITTKVDLDNIYTQKYSYDSLGRLEKTVEPNNVEINNHYNVNGYLESVTTPKENIELSEHVEIYNSNEVYFYKVLEQNSLGITTSYLSGNGLITTAQYDESGIVYNMKTIDAQNQNIRNLSFEYDSLNNVTRRVDSKLNVEHNYIYDSLNRLNYVSIDKKDSSSIISYQYDSLGNMTYKSDLGTYEYSSSKPHAVTKIGGKSFTYDANGNMINSNGKTITYNSFNKPTKIQTSNKAVMFFYDGSENRYKKVSSDEIVHYLGKTYEKNIYSNGITVDKYFIYAEGKLVSIFTKRDNQYDINFLYYDNLGSIDTITNSIGEVLERRAYKPFGEQLSLDKFGNEIESNFNITNRGFIGHELIQEVNLVHMNGRIYDPTIARFISADPTIPYVFDSQSFNRYSYTMNNPLKYIDLNGFHPDSINSPENTYGDKGHGKENIGSGNNGDGGDDNWQKASYYDSNNNIIGEISYNSTTADYSVKLNNGATFGDVGGTVFAGDGKGNFVGNYNNGESTFGVKANGDFDVIEKGILHRKRTGTIFGIDYKIEFKADLAAQANALRYGAKTLDLLGTFMLSNPATSLYGTATLGLGLLANGIAEYFDPTSLSKSVRNSLLDIMSHNIPGGIGATFAVETYNVTLDYYAGD, from the coding sequence TTGATTTATGAATTGGGAAAAACTAATGATTCAAAAGATTTAGATGTATTATATCGATTAAATAGGATAAAAGATAGATATAACAATGAAATAAATTATAAATATGATACAACTACCAAAGCTTTATTACAAATCTCATATTCAAATAATATAATTGATTTTATATATGAAAATAGATCTGACAAAAGAAAATTTTATAATCAAGGTATTGAAATAAATTTATCTAAAAGGTTAAAGAAAATTTCTATTAAAACAAATAATATAGAGATATCTTCTTATACTTTAGCTTATAATACAATTAATGAACAATCTTTTTTAAAATCCATTACTGAAACTAGAAAATATAAAACATTAAAGCCAATTTTATTTAACTGGAATTATAAGTTATCAACAGGGCGTGAAAGTGCAAAGAATTATTACTCTGTAGCAGGTGATTTTTATAATGATTGGAAAGTTATTACAAGAGATATGAATGGTGATGGTTTAATTGATATAGTTAGAACGTATAGTGGAACTTTAGGACATAGAATATTGGTTTCTTTAAATACTGGTAATGGCTTTGAAGCCGAGAAAAGTTGGTATTCTAATGCTTTTTATTTTTTATCTCTTTGGAAAATAAGTATAAAAGATATGAATGGCGATGGCTTACCAGATTATGTTTTAACTTACGATCAAGTAGGTTATAAAATAAATGTTGCATTAAATAAAGGTAATGGTTTTGATACTTCAAAACTTTGGTACAATCAGGCAAATTCATTAGCTGAAGGTGAGAATATTTATACTCAAGATATGAATGGGGATGGTTTAGTTGATGTTGTAAAAACTTATAAAGGTACTTTAGGTCATAAATTAGATGTTGCTTTAAATACCTCAAATATAGGTAATAAATTTGAAAATTTTAAATCTTGGTATAAAAATACATCATCAAGCTTATCTCAATGGGATATTTATGTAAAAGACGTAAACAATGACGGTTTAGCAGATTTAGTAACAAAATATAAAGGTAATAATATAAATATTGGACTAAATACAGGTACTAAATTTTCCCCTTTAAAAAGTTGGTATCAAAATGCAAACCTATTATATTCATATTATAATATTGATTTAAAAGATATAAATGGTGATGGTTTAATGGATCTTGTACAATCTTACAGTGGATTTAATGGACAGGTAATTAATGTTGGAATAAATAAAGGAAATTTTTTTTCAAATCCGAAAGTATGGTTAAGTGCTTCAAATCTATTAGTGTATAAACTTTATCCAGAGGATATGGATGGAGATGGTTTAGCAGATCTTGTTCAAGTTTTAGAAAATAAAATAAGTGGCTATAAGTTAAATGTTGCAAAAAATAATGGAATTCTTCCTACTCTAAATCATATCACTAATAATAAAAATGAAGATATAAATATTTCATATTCAAAATTATTGAATAATGCAATATATTCATCTACAAACAGTTTAACATATCCAAATCTTTCTATAAAAAAAGCAGGACTTAAAGTTGTAAAAAACTATACAATACTAGATGGAATTGGAGGGCTTAATAAAACAAGTTTCACATATAAGAATCTAGGCTTAAATATAGAGAGAAGTTCCTTGGGATTTGAAGAAATAATTAAATTAGATGAAACAAAAAATATGAAAGTTATAGAAAAATATAGCCAAGCTTTTCCTTATATTGGTGCATTAAATTCTAGTAAGACTTATATAAATAATAAAATGGTTTCAGAAAATGAATTTACTTTTAATAAAAAAATAAATTCTAATATTTATCAAATATATTTATCGAAAGCAAAAAAAGTTATATTTGATTATGCTACAAGTAATCGACTAACCACAAAGACTATTACAAATTCAAATATTGATAAATATGGTAATATAGGAGTTAAAACAACTGTTATAGATGGGAATAACAGTGAAATTATTAAAAGAATAGAAACAAAATCATACTCAAATAATGAATCAAAATGGCTGATTTCAAAATTAACTAATTTATCTACAAGATATGAAGCTACAGGGCGTGCATCTATAACAAAGACATTAAGCTATTTGTATGATCCTTATACTGGAAAGTTGTTAAAAGAAACAGAAGAACCAAATAATCAAAAATCAATAAGTACAGTTTATGCATATGATACAAAAGGCAATATAATATCAAAGACCATTACAGATAATAATATTGATATAACAACATCCTTTAAATATGATTCATTGGGAAAAAATCTAACAAAAGTGATCAATGTTTTAGATCATAGTGAAAGTTATACTTATAATAATAGAAATCAAATAATTTCAACAACAAATGTAAATGGACTTTCAACGTTATTTGAATATGACGTAATGAATAGAAAAATAAAAGAAACAAGTCCTGATGGTAATTATATTACATGGGACTATCAATGGACAAGTAGTGGTTATAAAGTTACAAAGAAATTAAATGATAGATTTCCAGAAGTTAAATATTATGACAAATTAGGAAGAATTATAAGAGAAGATTATGTAGGTTTTGATGGTAGAACAATTATAAAAGAAATAGAGTATGATAAAAGAGGGAATAAAAAAAGAATTACTACTCCATATTTTGATAATGAAACTCCTAAATATATATATTATAGTTATGATGCTTTAGATAGATTGATAAAAACTAACTCTCCTGCTCCTCATAATACAAGAGTTATTGATACTATTCAATATCTTGGGTTTAAAAAAATTGAAACCAATGATAAAGGACAAGTTAAAACAACAAGAATGAATTCTTTAGGAGATATAAACTATGTAAATGATAATGATACAAGTTCAATATCTTATGAATATGATGCAGTAGGAAATTTATTAAAAACAATTGATTCAAATAACAACATAATATCTATAGAATATGATATTTTTGGAAACAAAATAAAACAAAATGATCCAGACTTAGGCGTTTGGACTTATGATTACAATGCATTTAAACAAGTAGTTTCACAAACTGATGCAAAAGGTCAAACTACAACATTTGTTTATGATAAATTAGGGAGAGTTTTAACTAAAACAACTCCAGAAGGAAAAATAAGCTTTGGATATGATACGGGGAATAATGCTATTGGTAAAATTGTAGAGGAAAGAAGTTCAGGTTCTTTGAAAATTTATACTTATGATAACTTGGAGAGACTTTCTTCCATAACAACTAAAGTAGACTTAGATAATATTTATACACAAAAATATTCTTATGATTCTTTAGGAAGGTTAGAAAAAACAGTTGAACCTAATAATGTAGAAATAAATAACCATTATAATGTAAATGGTTACTTAGAATCAGTAACAACTCCAAAAGAGAATATAGAATTGTCAGAACATGTAGAAATATATAATTCCAATGAGGTATATTTTTATAAAGTTTTAGAACAAAATAGTTTGGGGATAACAACTTCATATCTATCAGGTAATGGACTTATAACAACAGCACAATATGATGAAAGTGGAATAGTTTATAATATGAAAACTATAGATGCACAAAATCAAAATATAAGAAATCTATCCTTTGAATATGATAGTTTAAATAATGTTACAAGAAGAGTAGATAGTAAGTTAAATGTTGAGCATAATTATATTTATGATTCATTAAATAGATTAAACTATGTAAGTATAGATAAAAAAGATAGTTCTTCTATAATCTCATATCAATATGATAGTTTAGGAAATATGACTTATAAATCAGATTTAGGAACATATGAGTATAGCTCTTCAAAACCCCATGCAGTAACAAAAATAGGAGGTAAGAGTTTTACTTATGATGCAAATGGTAATATGATAAATAGCAATGGAAAGACTATTACATATAATTCATTTAATAAGCCAACAAAAATACAAACTTCAAATAAAGCAGTGATGTTTTTCTATGATGGAAGTGAAAATAGATATAAAAAAGTATCATCAGATGAGATAGTACACTACTTAGGTAAAACATATGAAAAGAATATTTATTCAAATGGTATAACAGTAGATAAATATTTTATATATGCAGAAGGTAAACTAGTATCAATATTTACAAAAAGAGATAATCAATATGATATAAATTTTTTATATTATGATAATTTAGGTTCAATAGATACTATAACAAACTCAATAGGAGAGGTTTTAGAAAGAAGAGCATATAAACCCTTTGGAGAACAATTAAGTTTAGATAAATTTGGTAATGAAATAGAATCAAACTTCAATATAACAAATAGAGGCTTTATAGGACATGAGTTAATACAAGAAGTTAACCTTGTACATATGAATGGAAGAATATATGATCCAACAATTGCTAGATTTATTTCAGCAGACCCAACTATTCCTTATGTTTTTGATAGTCAAAGTTTTAATAGATATTCTTATACAATGAATAATCCATTAAAATATATTGATTTGAATGGATTTCATCCTGATAGTATAAATAGTCCAGAAAATACTTATGGAGATAAAGGACATGGAAAAGAGAATATAGGCTCGGGAAATAATGGAGATGGTGGAGATGATAATTGGCAAAAAGCATCTTATTATGATTCAAATAATAATATAATAGGTGAAATTTCATATAATTCAACTACTGCAGATTATTCTGTAAAACTTAATAATGGCGCTACTTTTGGAGATGTTGGTGGTACTGTTTTTGCAGGAGATGGGAAAGGAAATTTTGTAGGTAATTATAATAATGGGGAAAGTACATTTGGAGTAAAAGCAAACGGTGATTTTGATGTAATAGAAAAAGGTATATTGCATAGAAAAAGAACAGGAACAATTTTTGGGATTGATTATAAAATAGAGTTTAAAGCTGATTTAGCAGCACAAGCAAATGCCTTAAGATATGGTGCAAAAACTCTAGATTTATTAGGTACTTTTATGTTATCAAACCCAGCAACTAGCTTATACGGTACAGCAACTTTGGGATTAGGTTTATTAGCAAATGGTATTGCTGAATATTTTGATCCGACATCACTATCAAAGTCAGTAAGAAACTCTTTACTTGATATTATGTCACATAATATACCAGGAGGAATAGGAGCTACTTTTGCAGTAGAGACATATAATGTAACATTAGATTATTATGCAGGAGATTAA